The following proteins are encoded in a genomic region of Desulfomonile tiedjei:
- a CDS encoding TIGR03943 family protein has translation MPQNERIGLHGQGIVQAIVLGAWITSFCWLAYGPVDDALLGRFLRSDYWWLVYTAIGIYSAFVVSLAIYPPHQHGRDRFRRSVIQAAILSLPVLYVPLAVTSELSVEAAEKRSLYTARAVVTRPESSEPTRVVQKRKGPDDNPKSDMARVKPSEPTMLDVVSDPDAFEGSDVTVIGMVYRDKKLPSDSFFCYRLLMVCCAADATPIGLIVKWPQTGEMKTGTWVKVTGKVGFTTVEGSSEPAISAVSVEKTSPPKKRFLVSQ, from the coding sequence GTGCCGCAAAATGAGCGCATAGGACTTCACGGGCAGGGGATTGTCCAGGCGATTGTTCTCGGCGCGTGGATCACCTCCTTTTGCTGGCTTGCGTACGGACCGGTGGACGACGCCCTGTTGGGGCGGTTTCTTCGCAGCGACTATTGGTGGCTTGTTTACACCGCCATAGGCATCTATTCGGCATTTGTGGTGTCTTTGGCGATCTATCCTCCTCATCAGCACGGGCGAGATCGCTTCAGAAGAAGCGTGATTCAGGCGGCCATTCTATCTCTTCCGGTCCTGTACGTTCCGTTGGCGGTTACCTCGGAACTGAGCGTAGAGGCGGCTGAGAAGCGCTCGTTGTATACCGCGCGGGCAGTTGTAACAAGGCCGGAGTCGTCGGAACCAACCCGGGTCGTGCAAAAGCGAAAGGGGCCGGACGACAATCCGAAGTCGGACATGGCCCGCGTTAAGCCGTCCGAGCCGACCATGCTGGACGTGGTTTCCGATCCGGACGCATTCGAAGGATCGGACGTGACCGTGATAGGGATGGTTTACAGAGACAAGAAGCTTCCCTCGGATTCCTTTTTTTGTTATCGGCTTCTCATGGTATGTTGCGCGGCCGACGCAACTCCCATCGGGCTTATTGTGAAATGGCCGCAAACCGGTGAAATGAAAACAGGGACGTGGGTCAAAGTGACCGGAAAGGTGGGCTTCACCACGGTCGAAGGGAGCAGCGAGCCCGCTATTTCAGCAGTGAGCGTGGAAAAGACCAGCCCGCCCAAGAAGCGTTTCCTTGTGTCGCAATAA
- a CDS encoding permease → MAEVAILTFALAMLVVGMVTREPEIGDLAINFVAIILEAMPFMMVGALIGGLIEVFVPEEFVRRTLAGRATSTVFVAAGLGVVFPICECAIVPIVRRLINKGVPLPAAIGFLLAAPIVNPVVAASTWLAYRGNWGMVTTRVVCGYIIAVSVALVLNALFRGQSVALNTAEGPCEDGCCHCVEPFHEGSRSSFLSKILGAVTHARDDFFSIGKYLIIGAFVAALARATIDVVAFRELFASPLLSILAMMGLAVALNLCSETDAFIAAGFRGIFPETAQMAFMVLGPMLDLKLMLANLTMFRSRFVLALSLLTAIAVLIAMMALYYGFGGVPGAAK, encoded by the coding sequence ATGGCAGAAGTTGCGATTCTCACGTTCGCGCTGGCAATGCTCGTGGTAGGAATGGTTACGCGGGAGCCTGAGATTGGCGATCTGGCCATCAACTTCGTTGCCATAATACTCGAAGCCATGCCCTTCATGATGGTCGGTGCCCTGATCGGCGGTCTGATCGAGGTATTCGTCCCCGAGGAGTTTGTCCGTCGAACCCTGGCCGGACGGGCTACCTCCACGGTCTTTGTAGCCGCGGGCCTAGGGGTGGTTTTTCCCATCTGCGAGTGTGCAATCGTTCCCATAGTGAGGCGTTTGATCAACAAGGGAGTGCCCTTGCCTGCGGCCATAGGCTTTCTTCTGGCAGCGCCGATAGTCAATCCCGTAGTTGCGGCTTCCACCTGGCTGGCGTACCGGGGAAATTGGGGAATGGTGACCACCCGAGTGGTTTGCGGATACATCATAGCTGTGAGCGTGGCGCTTGTTCTGAACGCTCTATTCCGCGGTCAAAGCGTCGCTCTGAACACGGCGGAAGGCCCGTGCGAGGACGGATGCTGCCACTGCGTGGAGCCCTTTCACGAAGGTTCGCGGTCAAGCTTTCTCTCCAAGATCCTGGGTGCGGTTACGCATGCTCGAGACGATTTCTTTAGTATCGGGAAGTATTTGATCATAGGGGCCTTCGTAGCGGCCCTGGCAAGGGCCACCATTGACGTGGTAGCCTTCCGGGAACTGTTTGCCTCGCCGCTCCTTTCCATACTGGCGATGATGGGCCTCGCTGTAGCCCTCAATCTTTGCAGCGAAACCGATGCATTCATAGCAGCTGGATTCAGAGGGATTTTTCCGGAGACGGCCCAAATGGCTTTTATGGTTCTCGGTCCCATGCTCGATCTGAAACTTATGCTCGCGAATCTGACAATGTTCAGAAGCCGTTTTGTGCTGGCGCTTTCGTTATTAACGGCAATCGCAGTCCTCATAGCAATGATGGCGCTGTATTACGGGTTCGGAGGAGTGCCGGGTGCCGCAAAATGA